A stretch of the Candidatus Palauibacter scopulicola genome encodes the following:
- a CDS encoding TAXI family TRAP transporter solute-binding subunit, whose product MRRGIALRRLVIGVVGGLGALGAIAAADCGGGGQRTLSIATGNTNGLYYPLGGGLASIWSRHVDGVNMKAETTAGSVTNLIQVAKGESEVGFTQADALAAALAGSGRFPEPMPLASLGKLYPNVVHLVTTRNTGIESVHDLRGRRVSVGPPGSGNAVTAWNVLEAMGIGESDFTVRQLNYAQMSNGLKDGTLDAGFIAGGLGMPAVVEIGVSRDMVLVPFSEDEIATIVRSEPAYSGFRVPPGVYRGVDEPVLTPTLWNLVVVHRAMEDGLAYDLTRTMLERREDLENISGVASFITPPSARDVGDFPLHPGALRYFDEILAR is encoded by the coding sequence ATGCGACGCGGGATCGCGCTGCGCCGCCTCGTGATCGGCGTCGTCGGGGGCCTGGGCGCCCTGGGGGCCATCGCCGCGGCGGACTGCGGGGGCGGGGGGCAGCGGACGCTCTCGATCGCGACCGGGAATACGAACGGGCTCTACTACCCGCTCGGGGGCGGGCTCGCCTCCATCTGGTCGCGGCACGTGGACGGCGTGAACATGAAGGCCGAGACGACGGCCGGCTCCGTGACGAACCTCATCCAGGTCGCCAAGGGGGAGAGCGAGGTCGGCTTCACCCAGGCCGACGCGCTCGCCGCGGCGCTGGCCGGCAGCGGGCGCTTCCCGGAGCCCATGCCGCTCGCCTCCCTGGGGAAGCTCTATCCCAACGTCGTTCACCTCGTGACGACCCGGAACACGGGGATCGAATCGGTACACGATCTCCGCGGGCGCCGCGTGTCCGTCGGCCCGCCGGGGTCGGGGAACGCGGTCACCGCCTGGAACGTGCTCGAGGCGATGGGGATCGGGGAGTCCGACTTCACCGTGCGGCAGCTCAACTACGCGCAGATGTCGAACGGGCTCAAGGACGGGACGCTGGATGCCGGATTCATCGCGGGCGGCCTCGGGATGCCCGCCGTGGTCGAGATCGGCGTCTCGCGGGACATGGTCCTCGTTCCCTTCTCGGAGGATGAGATCGCGACGATCGTCCGGTCGGAGCCCGCCTACAGCGGCTTCCGTGTGCCACCCGGCGTCTACCGCGGCGTCGACGAGCCGGTGCTCACGCCGACGCTCTGGAACCTGGTCGTCGTCCACCGCGCGATGGAGGACGGGCTCGCCTACGACCTCACGCGGACGATGCTGGAACGCCGCGAGGATCTCGAGAACATCTCCGGCGTGGCGAGCTTCATCACGCCGCCCTCGGCGCGTGACGTGGGCGACTTCCCGCTCCACCCCGGCGCCCTGCGCTACTTCGACGAGATTCTGGCGCGTTGA
- a CDS encoding TRAP transporter fused permease subunit: MTARPPWRRILFALAVGLSLFQLWQSTTGTLSATLGRPIHLAWVVVLTFLAKPSWTGEGPAPRWCLWLDAALALVALYCGWVIVGFDYRGVDHILYGLTTHDLIAGLVFVILLFEATRRAVGWVMVAVGLVFLLYAGFGDLLPDVIANRGFTLERILRFQIFTGSGLFGTPLGIAAGTVFIFVLFGAFLEVTGAGRFFIDLAFAAAGRFRGGPAKASVIASAAMGSISGSAIANTVTTGALTIPMMKKLGYRPEQAGGIEAAASTGGQIMPPIMGAGAFIMADFTNTPYREIVALSIAPAILYFGCTLLFVHLMALKLGLRGMKNPPPVRRTLREGVHFLLPLGLVVALLLLNYSPPLVGAVGCLAVVVTGMARKRTRVGWRTILEGLRTGAVLALPISLACATAGIVVGVIGQTGIGLQFTESVVQAAGGLLWLALIFIAIAALVLGMGLPVTAAYIVISVMAAPALEGLGLSLLVAHMIIFWLSQTSNVTPPIALAAFAGAGVAGSAPMRTATQAVKLSLGFFIVPAMMAYSALILVDGTAVTDFVFAIVCTVALISVAAYAIEGFALAACGAAERALFGLAGALILVPNAAARIAGVLLGAAVFAFHARTGSQENRLHGQKTV; encoded by the coding sequence TTGACGGCCCGGCCGCCGTGGCGGCGCATCCTCTTCGCCCTCGCGGTGGGGCTCTCCCTCTTCCAGCTCTGGCAGAGCACGACCGGCACGCTCTCGGCCACGCTCGGCCGGCCGATCCACCTCGCCTGGGTCGTCGTCCTCACCTTTCTCGCCAAGCCCTCGTGGACGGGGGAGGGCCCCGCGCCCCGCTGGTGCCTGTGGCTCGATGCGGCCCTGGCGCTGGTCGCCCTCTACTGCGGGTGGGTCATCGTGGGCTTCGACTACCGCGGGGTCGACCACATCCTGTACGGGCTCACGACGCACGACCTGATCGCGGGCCTCGTGTTCGTCATCCTCCTCTTCGAGGCGACGCGCCGCGCCGTGGGCTGGGTGATGGTCGCCGTGGGCCTCGTCTTCCTACTCTACGCGGGGTTCGGGGATCTGCTGCCGGACGTGATCGCGAATCGCGGCTTCACGCTGGAGCGCATCCTCCGCTTCCAGATCTTCACGGGGTCGGGCCTGTTCGGGACGCCGCTGGGGATCGCGGCGGGGACCGTGTTCATCTTCGTGCTCTTCGGCGCCTTCCTCGAGGTGACGGGGGCGGGGCGCTTCTTCATCGACCTAGCCTTCGCCGCCGCGGGCCGGTTCCGGGGCGGGCCGGCCAAGGCGAGCGTCATCGCCTCCGCGGCCATGGGGTCGATCTCGGGCTCGGCGATCGCGAACACGGTGACGACGGGCGCGCTCACGATCCCGATGATGAAGAAGCTCGGCTACCGTCCGGAACAGGCGGGCGGGATCGAGGCGGCCGCGTCCACCGGAGGCCAGATCATGCCGCCGATCATGGGCGCCGGCGCGTTCATCATGGCGGACTTCACGAACACGCCGTACCGGGAGATCGTGGCGCTCTCCATCGCGCCCGCGATCCTCTACTTCGGGTGCACGCTCCTCTTCGTCCACCTCATGGCCCTGAAACTGGGACTTCGGGGGATGAAGAACCCGCCGCCGGTGCGGCGCACGCTGCGCGAGGGCGTCCACTTCCTGCTTCCGCTCGGGCTCGTGGTGGCGCTCCTCCTCCTCAACTATTCACCGCCGCTCGTCGGGGCCGTGGGGTGCCTCGCGGTCGTCGTCACGGGGATGGCGCGGAAGCGGACGCGGGTCGGCTGGCGCACGATCCTGGAGGGGCTGCGGACCGGGGCCGTCCTGGCGCTGCCGATCTCGCTGGCGTGCGCCACGGCCGGGATCGTCGTGGGCGTGATCGGCCAGACCGGGATCGGCCTCCAGTTCACGGAGTCCGTCGTCCAGGCGGCGGGCGGGCTGCTCTGGCTCGCGCTCATCTTCATCGCGATCGCGGCGCTTGTCCTCGGGATGGGACTGCCCGTGACCGCGGCCTACATCGTGATCTCGGTCATGGCGGCGCCCGCGCTCGAGGGACTCGGCCTCTCCCTCCTCGTCGCGCACATGATCATCTTCTGGCTCTCGCAGACGTCGAACGTGACGCCGCCCATCGCGCTCGCCGCCTTCGCGGGGGCGGGGGTAGCGGGTTCCGCGCCCATGCGGACGGCGACCCAAGCCGTGAAGCTCTCGCTCGGCTTCTTCATCGTGCCCGCGATGATGGCCTACTCGGCGCTGATCCTCGTGGACGGCACCGCCGTGACGGACTTCGTCTTCGCCATCGTCTGCACCGTGGCGCTCATCTCGGTCGCGGCGTACGCGATCGAAGGGTTCGCGCTGGCCGCGTGCGGCGCCGCAGAACGCGCCCTGTTCGGGCTCGCGGGCGCCCTCATCCTCGTCCCGAACGCCGCGGCCCGGATCGCCGGCGTCCTGCTGGGCGCCGCCGTGTTCGCCTTCCACGCCCGGACGGGATCCCAAGAGAATCGCTTACATGGCCAAAAGACCGTTTAG
- the typA gene encoding translational GTPase TypA — MAPPPGKIRNIAIIAHVDHGKTTLVDHMLRQAGAFQSHERVEERVMDSNPLERERGITILSKNTAVRWGETRINIVDTPGHADFGGEVERILRMVDGVLLLVDAAEGPMPQTRFVTRKALALGLAPVVVINKVDRPDQRATEVHDDVLELFLELDATEAQLDAPFLYASARDGWASPDSEARGGDLEPLFETIVAAVPSPAGDPEGPFQMLASTLDHSSYVGRIAIGRIERGAVAEGDGVVLLPLGEPGTVPADEALPARVLKIYGFDGLKRVETPRASAGDIVALAGLEGVEIGQTITDPGHRERLRGIAVERPTLAVDFRVNDAPFAGRTGKYVTTRQLRQRLFRELERNVALRVEPTDAPDTFSVSGRGELHLTILMETMRREGYEFSVSRPRVILREGPDGEVLEPYEEAVIEVPSGMVGVVMEKMGSRRAELISMRPTDQGPVRLDFKLPSRGLFGYRSEFLTDTRGEGQLHHRFLEYGPRAGHLEHRRRGVLVADRPGTSVSFALFNLQERAEMLIGPGVEVYSGMIVGEHVRAGDLEVNVSKGKKLTNMRAAAADENVRLESPRELTLELALEFINDDELIEVTPDAIRLRKRKLDPIERKKAMRRAAAEARGD; from the coding sequence GTGGCGCCCCCGCCCGGGAAGATCAGGAACATTGCGATCATCGCCCACGTCGATCACGGGAAGACGACGCTCGTCGACCACATGCTGCGGCAGGCGGGCGCATTCCAGTCGCACGAGCGGGTCGAGGAACGCGTCATGGACTCCAACCCGCTGGAGCGCGAACGCGGCATCACGATCCTGTCGAAGAACACGGCCGTGCGCTGGGGCGAGACGAGGATCAACATCGTCGACACGCCCGGCCACGCGGACTTCGGCGGCGAGGTCGAGCGCATCCTCCGCATGGTGGACGGCGTACTCCTCCTCGTGGACGCGGCCGAAGGGCCCATGCCGCAGACGCGCTTCGTCACGCGGAAGGCCCTCGCCCTGGGGCTCGCGCCCGTGGTCGTGATCAACAAGGTGGACCGCCCCGACCAGCGCGCCACCGAAGTACACGACGATGTGCTGGAACTGTTCCTGGAGCTGGACGCCACCGAGGCCCAGCTCGACGCCCCGTTCCTCTACGCGAGTGCGCGGGACGGCTGGGCATCGCCCGACAGCGAGGCGCGCGGCGGAGACCTGGAGCCGTTGTTCGAGACGATCGTGGCGGCGGTCCCCTCCCCCGCCGGCGACCCCGAAGGGCCGTTCCAGATGCTGGCCTCGACGCTGGACCACTCCAGTTACGTGGGGCGCATCGCGATCGGCCGCATCGAGCGGGGCGCGGTGGCGGAGGGGGACGGGGTCGTGCTGCTTCCGCTCGGAGAGCCCGGCACCGTGCCCGCAGACGAGGCGCTCCCGGCCCGGGTGCTCAAGATCTACGGCTTCGACGGGCTGAAGCGGGTCGAAACGCCGCGCGCGAGCGCCGGCGACATCGTGGCGCTGGCGGGACTCGAAGGCGTGGAGATCGGCCAGACGATCACGGACCCCGGCCACAGGGAGCGTCTCCGGGGGATCGCCGTGGAGCGGCCCACGCTCGCGGTGGATTTCCGGGTCAACGACGCCCCCTTCGCCGGGCGAACGGGCAAGTACGTCACGACCCGGCAACTGCGCCAGCGCCTCTTCCGGGAACTGGAGCGGAACGTGGCTCTCCGCGTCGAGCCCACCGACGCCCCCGACACCTTCTCCGTCTCGGGCCGCGGGGAACTCCACCTCACCATCCTCATGGAAACGATGCGGCGGGAGGGGTACGAGTTCTCCGTCTCGCGCCCCCGCGTCATCCTGCGCGAGGGACCCGACGGGGAGGTCCTCGAGCCGTACGAGGAGGCCGTGATCGAGGTCCCGTCCGGGATGGTCGGCGTGGTGATGGAGAAGATGGGAAGCCGGCGGGCCGAACTCATCTCGATGCGGCCGACGGACCAGGGCCCGGTGCGCCTGGATTTCAAGCTCCCGTCCCGCGGCCTGTTCGGATACCGCTCCGAGTTCCTCACCGACACGCGCGGCGAGGGCCAGTTGCACCACCGCTTCCTCGAATACGGCCCCCGCGCCGGACACCTCGAACACCGGCGCCGGGGCGTGCTCGTCGCGGACCGCCCCGGGACCTCGGTGTCTTTCGCCCTCTTCAACCTGCAGGAGCGGGCCGAAATGCTGATCGGCCCCGGCGTCGAGGTCTACAGCGGGATGATCGTGGGCGAGCACGTCCGCGCCGGCGACCTGGAAGTGAACGTGTCGAAGGGCAAGAAGCTCACGAACATGCGCGCCGCCGCCGCGGACGAGAACGTGCGCCTGGAGTCGCCGCGCGAACTGACGCTCGAACTCGCCCTCGAGTTCATCAACGACGACGAATTGATCGAGGTCACGCCCGACGCGATCCGCCTCCGCAAGCGCAAGCTCGACCCGATCGAGCGCAAGAAGGCGATGCGCCGCGCCGCCGCCGAGGCGCGAGGAGACTGA
- a CDS encoding co-chaperone GroES family protein: MSEKKLIVVGDRVLIEPLEGEDRTNVGLYLPPTAIDKQAVQAGTVVAVGPGTPVGPPAELGDEPWKIGATEARYLPMQARPGDYALFFRKAAVEITFEGTQYLVAPQGAILTLVREEDEEASDSFDPSFL, translated from the coding sequence ATGAGCGAGAAGAAACTCATCGTCGTCGGCGACCGCGTGCTCATTGAGCCGCTGGAGGGCGAGGACCGCACGAACGTCGGCCTCTACCTGCCTCCCACGGCGATCGACAAGCAGGCCGTGCAGGCGGGGACGGTGGTGGCCGTCGGCCCCGGAACGCCGGTCGGTCCGCCCGCCGAACTCGGGGACGAGCCCTGGAAGATCGGCGCCACCGAAGCCCGCTATCTCCCGATGCAGGCGCGGCCGGGCGACTACGCCCTCTTCTTCCGGAAGGCCGCGGTGGAGATCACCTTCGAGGGCACCCAATACCTCGTCGCACCGCAGGGCGCGATCCTCACCCTGGTCCGCGAGGAGGACGAAGAAGCCTCCGACAGCTTCGATCCCTCGTTCCTCTAA